The sequence below is a genomic window from Chryseobacterium foetidum.
TCATCTTTGTATCGGGACGGAATATCTTCTTTAAATTTTCTGCTGTAAACTTCATTTTCAGTCTGAGGCCTTCCTTTCAGCAATGAGTCTGATGCCACCATCCCGTCAAACGGACTTTCTTCCGAAACCATCTGCTCAACAGAATCAATTTCCACGTATGCGGAATCATAATCCTGTGCAGTGGCAGGATTAGTGAGAGAAAAAATGCTTAAAATTATAATCAGCTTACGCATTCAGACCGATGGTATCAATTTCTTCCATTTCCAGCTTCTGGTGTAAATCTCGCCGGCTGTCGAAGTACAGCAAACCTGCATTTACGTAAAGAATATTCATCAGTAGAGAAGACATGATGATTGAAATTCCGTAAATAATCATAATGACTGCACCAAAACCTCCTCCGAACGGATTCTGCTCAAATCCATTATCTGAAGTAGTCGTAGCAAGTCTCATCATTAAAATAATCATCGGAATCGCTGTGAAAACAGATGTGATGACGTAATACAAAACAAAAAGAATGATGGTGGAGCCCCAATATTTCCAGTAAGGCGTTTTTTCTCTCCCGTTTGAATAGGAAAACTGAGATCTGATCGCATAACTCAGGCTTTCAAAGAAACCACGGTCTGTATAAACAAAATCGTAAACCAAAAATGTAATTGCGTTGAAAAGTGTAGGCACCACGAAAATCAGTACAGGAATTCCTATCAGTATCAAAACCATCGCATACGAAATCGCAAAAAGCACGAATGCCGCAGGAATCACCAGAAGTATTAAACCAAAATACAGTTGAATAAGCTTTCTGGAATTGCTTTTCAGATCAGAAATAATATCTTCAACGCTCACCTGCTTTTGTCCATTGGCGATTCGTCTGACATAAAATACAGGATACAGAAAATTGAGCATCATCAGAAAAGAATAAATCAACATGATGATAATTCCCGTGATGATCGTTAGCCCGAGATTATCTTCAAAATATCTTTCAAAAAAATAACTTTGCCCTTCCAAGTTTCCGTTAAAAAACTGCCCTAACAATTCTCTGAAACCGAAATACATTACCAAAACCAAAAGAATCAGCACCATCTCGTTGATGAGAATAAAATTTTTAAAATAATTCTTTCCGTTGGATTTGAAGAATGCAAAACTGTCGGTGATAAATGTTCCGAAGTCGCGCTTTTTATAAAATGTGATCATTCGCTAAGAGTTTTTGCTGTTTTGCAACATAGTTGGGATAAATAATATAGTAGCCGCCGATTAAAAAGAGCGAACCTAAAATAATAATAAAGTTGAGTACCAAAGGCATATTTAGAGCATGTCTCGTCACATATCCTTCAATAATTCCGGCACAGATGGTAAACGGAACGGTACTTAAAAATATTTTAAATGAATCTTTGAAACCTTTTTTAAGAGAGTTGAATCGCGAAAGCGTTTTTGGAAAGAGGATGGACGCTCCTAAAATCAATCCGCACATCGCTTCGATAATCATAGAAAAGATTTCGAAAGTTCCGTGAAGCCAGATTCCTTTGGCACTGTCTGCCAACGCTCCGTAATCGTAGAAAAAATACTGGAAAGAACCCAGCATCACACAGTTTGAAAGGTAAACAAACAGAGTTCCGACACCTGCAAAGAGACCAAACAGATACAGTTTTGCACCCACCTGAATATTATTAAACACAATCCCAATCGTACTTCCCCACGTAGAACCGCTCTGGTAAACACCCACCGCATTTTTGTTTTTGATATTTTCAACGGTCATATTTACGTAATCTTCACCCAGAATGATATTGACAAATTCTTTATCATAAACCGCAGAAATTAACCCAATGCAGGTGAACAGTAGAAAAAAAGCAAAAGCATATCCCAAATACCTTCTGTACTGGTGCACCAGCAGCGGAACTTCAACAGCAAAAAAATGGAAAAGCCTGTTCTGCTCTACCCTTTTGGTCTTATAAATCTTTTGATAGATCTGCGAAGAAAGATGATTGAGATAAACCACCGTATTGCTTTTCGGGTAATAAGTCTGGGCAAAAGAAAGGTCGTTGATCAGGTTGATGTAGAGAGATGAGAGCTCATCAGGATTTTTTTTCAATTTACCCTGAATAACCTCCTCTATTCCCAACCATTTTTCTTTATTTTGTTTGATGAAATAAACTTCTCTCATAATTGTAAAGCTAAAATAATAAAAATTATGTCTCAAATTGCGATAAATACATCACAAAATGTTAATATTAATTTTAACATATCCAATATTGGTGAAAGATTTCTGGCATTTTTGATCGACGGCGCAATCCGGATTGCTTACCTTCTCCTGATCTACTATGTTTTTTTTGATTTTTTTAATCTGAACAGGTATCTGATGGGCATGGATCAGTGGTCGCAGAGAGCCATTTCGATCGCTATCGCATTTCCGGCCTCTATTTATCCATTGGTAATGGAAAGTCTGATGGAAGGGCAAACCCCAGGAAAAAGAATTATGAAAATAAGGGTGGTGAAAATCGACGGATATCAGGCAAGTTTCGGAGATTATCTTATCCGTTGGGTGTTTAGAATTATTGATGTAACTTTTTTGGGAATAGTGGGTCTTGTCTCTGCCATCGCCACTAAAAACAATCAAAGATTAGGCGATATCGCTGCCGGAACTGCTGTGATTTCATTAAAAAATAACATCAACATTTCGCATACGATTCTTGAGAAACTACAGGATGATTATATTCCGACATTCCCACAAGTGATTGCTTTGAGCGACAATGATATGAGAATTATTAAAGACAATTTTCTTAAAGCATTAAAAATTGACGACAGACAGGTGATTACCAAACTTTCAGACAAAATAAAAAGTATCCTCAAACTTGAAATTGATCCTCAGCAAATGACCGAAAGACAATTCATTGGCGTGGTCATCAAGGATTATAATTTTTATACCGGAAGAGAAAGTTAGTAAGATTTAAAACCAGGATTTAAATTTAAAATCAATTTGAGGAAATTGTGATTGAATTTCTTACTCTGTTAATCGGTTCAGTTTTTGTAAGATTTTATTTAAATTAAGCTTATGACATTCACTAATAATAAAAGCGGAAACGGCGGCGTGATTACCTTGAACAACGAGATCAGCGAGGTCGGAAGATTGACTTATACCATTTTCCCTGAAGACGAAAAGCTGATTATTTCATTCGTTTTGGTTCACGGTCAGTTTGAAGGCCGTGGAATGGGGAAATTTTTGGTAGAAGAAGCCATCAGATTTTCAAGGGATAACAATTGGAAAGTTTATCCTCACTGTTCATACGCCAGAGCCGTGATGCGCAGAATGAATGACGTGGAAGACATTTTACTTGAAAGGTAAAACTTCTGTTACCAGAATATCTTCAATATTATCGGGATAATTTACCCTCAAATGTTGTCTGGAATTGACCCAGTTTTCAATTTCTTCTTTTCTGAGGGTTTTCGAATTGGGAATTCCCAGTAAATCTAAAGCAGCAGCGTTGCATTCCTGTTCGTACTGGTTATGAATAGGAATGACAAATAGTTTTTTATCCAAAAATAAAGCCTCTGCCGGAGTTTCAAAACCTGCGTTGCATAAAATACCTTCACAGCTTTCGAATGCCTTTAAATATTCAGTTTGGTCGATTAGGAAAATCTCAACATTTTTTTCTTTAAAATAAAGTTTGGAATATTTTGAAAAGACTTTCCATTCAACAGCAATCTGACTTAAAATTTTAATAATATTTTCATCCGAAAAACTCGGTAAATACACAAGATAAAATCCTTTTTTTGAAGCGTTAAGTTCTCGGATTTTCTTTCTTATTACCGGCGTTTTGATTTGATCATGATAGGATTCAAAATGAAAACCAATACGGTGTTCGCTCGGAACATAATACTTCAGAATCTGCTCACCAAAAAAATCTTTTCTCGCTGGTTTAGGAGTTTCCTTAAAACTCATAGAAGCCTGATGGCTCAGTTCCAGAAAACGGATTCCCTTTGTTTTGCAGGCCCATCCGGTCAAAGGCTCGTAATCGTTAATGATCAGATCATATTTAGAAAGATCAAGAGATTTGATGGTATTAAAAGCCTTGAGATAATTATTTTCAAACAGAATTTTAGAATATGAAATCCCTCCTGAATTATTGTACAGAAGCGAAATTCCTTTATGCTGAAAATCAAGCTGAAAATCTGCTTTCAGCTGTGACTGATGCCCGCTGATGAGCGTTTCTACATGACCATATTTCTTAAGCAAAGGAACAATTTCCTGTGCTCTTGCCATGTGGCCGTTTCCTGTTCCCTGAAAAGCGTAAAGAATTTGCATATCACGAAAATTGAGTTACAATTTGCATCAGCTGATCGCTGTTGATGTCCTGAATTTCATCCGTCTCATCGTCTTTCAGATTATGTTTATGATCATCATAATTAAATATGGACCACTTTCCTTCATTGTATTCCAATGCCGACAGATTTTCAATCCAATCCCCTGAATTTAAATATAAACAGGAACCTTTTTTATTCTGAACTTCTCTCATTTGAGGCTGATGAATATGGCCACAAAGCACGTAATCGTAACCATTGTCGATGGCTAATTCTGAAGCTGTCAGCTCAAAATCACCGATATATTTCACGGCTTTTTTTACGTTGTTTTTAATCTTTTTTGAAAATGAATATTTCTCACGACCCATTTTCTCCAAAAACCAGTTAACCATATTATTAATGACAATCAGAAGGTCATAGCCTTTTCCGCCGAGTTTGGCAATCCATTTCGAATGTTGAACGGAAGCATCAAAAACGTCGCCGTGGAAGATCCATGTCTTTTTCCCGTCAAGAGTAAGGTGAAGTTTGTTGCAGACTTTAAGTTTACCGAGCTCAAAATCTGTGAATTTCCGAAACATCTCGTCGTGATTTCCGGTGATGTAGAATACATCGGTATTTTTTGTGGCCAAGGAAAGAAATTTCTTGATGACCTTTAGGTGGGGTTTAGGAAAATAAGACTTTTTAAACTGCCAGATATCGATAATATCTCCGTTTAAAACTAATGTTTTAGGTTGAATAGAATTCAGGTATCTGAGCAACTCTTTGGCTTTACATCCATAAGTTCCCAAATGCACATCTGAAATGACAACCAGCTCAACGTTTCTTTTCATTTGCCGAGATTTTTTTCTCTCAGATCAAATGTGATCGCCATAACCGTAAGTATTTTGATTAACCAATGATGGCGATGTCACAATTGATTCTTATGCAAAGAAAGTGATTGAAAATGAACTGTGTATGAATGCAATATTATTTTTCCTGCTGTCTGAAATTTGAGTCATAAAATAGCCACGAATTCACGATTTATTCAGTTTTCTTTGAAAAAGATTTTAAATAAATTCGCGAATTCGTGGCAAAATATTTTAGCCGTTGAAAAACTGTTTGACTTATAAAGATTCTAACAATTCGTCAGTAATTTCCATGTTGTGATAAACGTTTTGTACGTCATCATCTTCTTCAAAACGGTCAAGCATTTTCATATTTGCCTTAAACTGTTCCGCCGTTACTTCTTTTATATTGTTTGGAATTCTCTGCAGCTCTGCACTTTTAGCTTCGATTTTCAGTTCATCTAACTTGTGTGATAACGATCCGAAATCTTCAAACGCAGTCGTAATCATTACCTCTTCATCGTCTTTTTCAACATCTTCTGCACCACCGTCGATCATTTCCATTTCAAAATCATCCCAATCCATTTTGATTTGAGATAAATCTATCGTGAAAATTCCTTTTCTGTCGAAGATAAATGCCAACTCACCGTTCTTACCTAGGTTTCCGTCGAACTTATTGAAAATCGCTCTTACGTTAGCCACCGTTCTGGTTGTATTATTCGTTGTACATTCTACGAAAAATGCAACACCACCCTGCCCGTAACCTTCGTAATTGATTTCTTCATAGTTTTCGGCATCAGCACCGCTGGCTTTTTTTATAGCTCTCTCCACATTGTCTTTTGGCATGTTGGCACCTTTTGCATTCAGAATACATCTTCTCAATGCAGGGTTGGCTTCCGGATCGGTTCCTCCGGCTTTTACCGCTAAAGCAATGTCTTTACCAATTTTTGAAAAGGTCTTGGCCATTTTATCCCAACGAGCCATTTTCGAGGCTTTTCTATATTCAAACGCTCTTCCCATTTTATGTATTATATTTTGACAAAAATAATTAAAATCAACCACAAAAAAAATACCCCCAGATATCTGGAGGTATTTATTATTTAGAAAAATTAATTATTTTCTTTTTTTAGCCGGAGCTTTTTTCTTAGCCGGAGCTTTTTTAGCAGGAGCAACTACATCTTCGTAGTCTTTCTTCTTGATAGAGTTCCACTCATTCATATCTGAAACCGCTCTTACTTTTACAACTCTGTCTTTTTGTCTCTCAGCATCAGAAGCTTTCTCAGAAACTGTTGCTTTAGATTCACCAACACCTATAGATTTAAGGGCGTCAGCATCTACACCTCTTGCATCTAAAGCAGCAACTACAGAAGCAGCTCTTTCTCTAGATAATTTCAAGTTGTAAGCCTCAGATCCTTTAGCATCAGTTCTACCTTCTAATAAGAAGTGAGCACCTGTTGCACCTTTGATGATAGTTGCAGCTCTGTCTAATGCAGGAGCAGACTCAGCTTTAATTGTAGCTTTGTTGAAGTCGAAGTAAACATTGTTAAATTCTTTTTCAACTTCTATACCTACTACCTCAGCTGGTTTAGGACATCCGTTGTATTCAGGAAGACCTGGAACTGTAGGACAAGCATCATCTTTATCTAAGATACCGTCATTATCCTGATCTGGCCAAGGACAACCGTTGTTTTCAACCGGACCTGGTACTGAAGGACAAGCATCATCTTTGTCGATTACACCGTCACCATCTGTATCTGGCCATGGACATCCACCGTTTTCAACCGGACCAGGTACATCTGGACACTGATCGTCTTTATCTGGAACGCCGTCACCGTCTGTATCAGGACATCCCTGGAATTCTGGTAAACCTGGTGTATCAGGACATAAATCGTCTTTATCTAAGATACCATCCTTATCTCTGTCTCTGTTTCCGAATCTGAACAATAGGGAAGCAGAAGCCTGCCAAAAGTTAGCATAATCCGGCTTGTCAATTGGAGTTCCAACATAATCTCCCTGAACACCTACACCGAAGTTTTTAGTTACCCAGAAGTTTGCACCTGCACCGGCAGATACTGTAAAGAAGTTAGCTTTACCGTTAAGGTCACCATCATTGTCATGAGTATACCCTAATCTGTCTGTTCTTGGGAATGTAAGACCAGTGTA
It includes:
- a CDS encoding DUF4013 domain-containing protein, which codes for MITFYKKRDFGTFITDSFAFFKSNGKNYFKNFILINEMVLILLVLVMYFGFRELLGQFFNGNLEGQSYFFERYFEDNLGLTIITGIIIMLIYSFLMMLNFLYPVFYVRRIANGQKQVSVEDIISDLKSNSRKLIQLYFGLILLVIPAAFVLFAISYAMVLILIGIPVLIFVVPTLFNAITFLVYDFVYTDRGFFESLSYAIRSQFSYSNGREKTPYWKYWGSTIILFVLYYVITSVFTAIPMIILMMRLATTTSDNGFEQNPFGGGFGAVIMIIYGISIIMSSLLMNILYVNAGLLYFDSRRDLHQKLEMEEIDTIGLNA
- a CDS encoding stage II sporulation protein M; its protein translation is MREVYFIKQNKEKWLGIEEVIQGKLKKNPDELSSLYINLINDLSFAQTYYPKSNTVVYLNHLSSQIYQKIYKTKRVEQNRLFHFFAVEVPLLVHQYRRYLGYAFAFFLLFTCIGLISAVYDKEFVNIILGEDYVNMTVENIKNKNAVGVYQSGSTWGSTIGIVFNNIQVGAKLYLFGLFAGVGTLFVYLSNCVMLGSFQYFFYDYGALADSAKGIWLHGTFEIFSMIIEAMCGLILGASILFPKTLSRFNSLKKGFKDSFKIFLSTVPFTICAGIIEGYVTRHALNMPLVLNFIIILGSLFLIGGYYIIYPNYVAKQQKLLANDHIL
- a CDS encoding RDD family protein; its protein translation is MSQIAINTSQNVNINFNISNIGERFLAFLIDGAIRIAYLLLIYYVFFDFFNLNRYLMGMDQWSQRAISIAIAFPASIYPLVMESLMEGQTPGKRIMKIRVVKIDGYQASFGDYLIRWVFRIIDVTFLGIVGLVSAIATKNNQRLGDIAAGTAVISLKNNINISHTILEKLQDDYIPTFPQVIALSDNDMRIIKDNFLKALKIDDRQVITKLSDKIKSILKLEIDPQQMTERQFIGVVIKDYNFYTGRES
- a CDS encoding GNAT family N-acetyltransferase, producing the protein MTFTNNKSGNGGVITLNNEISEVGRLTYTIFPEDEKLIISFVLVHGQFEGRGMGKFLVEEAIRFSRDNNWKVYPHCSYARAVMRRMNDVEDILLER
- a CDS encoding glycosyltransferase family protein — encoded protein: MQILYAFQGTGNGHMARAQEIVPLLKKYGHVETLISGHQSQLKADFQLDFQHKGISLLYNNSGGISYSKILFENNYLKAFNTIKSLDLSKYDLIINDYEPLTGWACKTKGIRFLELSHQASMSFKETPKPARKDFFGEQILKYYVPSEHRIGFHFESYHDQIKTPVIRKKIRELNASKKGFYLVYLPSFSDENIIKILSQIAVEWKVFSKYSKLYFKEKNVEIFLIDQTEYLKAFESCEGILCNAGFETPAEALFLDKKLFVIPIHNQYEQECNAAALDLLGIPNSKTLRKEEIENWVNSRQHLRVNYPDNIEDILVTEVLPFK
- a CDS encoding UDP-2,3-diacylglucosamine diphosphatase — encoded protein: MKRNVELVVISDVHLGTYGCKAKELLRYLNSIQPKTLVLNGDIIDIWQFKKSYFPKPHLKVIKKFLSLATKNTDVFYITGNHDEMFRKFTDFELGKLKVCNKLHLTLDGKKTWIFHGDVFDASVQHSKWIAKLGGKGYDLLIVINNMVNWFLEKMGREKYSFSKKIKNNVKKAVKYIGDFELTASELAIDNGYDYVLCGHIHQPQMREVQNKKGSCLYLNSGDWIENLSALEYNEGKWSIFNYDDHKHNLKDDETDEIQDINSDQLMQIVTQFS
- a CDS encoding YebC/PmpR family DNA-binding transcriptional regulator is translated as MGRAFEYRKASKMARWDKMAKTFSKIGKDIALAVKAGGTDPEANPALRRCILNAKGANMPKDNVERAIKKASGADAENYEEINYEGYGQGGVAFFVECTTNNTTRTVANVRAIFNKFDGNLGKNGELAFIFDRKGIFTIDLSQIKMDWDDFEMEMIDGGAEDVEKDDEEVMITTAFEDFGSLSHKLDELKIEAKSAELQRIPNNIKEVTAEQFKANMKMLDRFEEDDDVQNVYHNMEITDELLESL
- a CDS encoding OmpA family protein → MKNLKLGISVLALTVASTVFAQTTNNPWLIGVGAHGENHKAVRGEFSQTFSARNLTKTMFNMNNFSITPPLSKLMVARNITKGFVIDWSTTVGNVENQRFNTGKEFMLMTGLGLQAKAAGLLWDEESWFDPYLRVGANYLRQDYTGLTFPRTDRLGYTHDNDGDLNGKANFFTVSAGAGANFWVTKNFGVGVQGDYVGTPIDKPDYANFWQASASLLFRFGNRDRDKDGILDKDDLCPDTPGLPEFQGCPDTDGDGVPDKDDQCPDVPGPVENGGCPWPDTDGDGVIDKDDACPSVPGPVENNGCPWPDQDNDGILDKDDACPTVPGLPEYNGCPKPAEVVGIEVEKEFNNVYFDFNKATIKAESAPALDRAATIIKGATGAHFLLEGRTDAKGSEAYNLKLSRERAASVVAALDARGVDADALKSIGVGESKATVSEKASDAERQKDRVVKVRAVSDMNEWNSIKKKDYEDVVAPAKKAPAKKKAPAKKRK